The Pongo abelii isolate AG06213 chromosome 11, NHGRI_mPonAbe1-v2.0_pri, whole genome shotgun sequence genome includes a window with the following:
- the CNOT9 gene encoding CCR4-NOT transcription complex subunit 9 isoform X1 produces the protein MHSLATAAPVPTTLAQVDREKIYQWINELSSPETRENALLELSKKRESVPDLAPMLWHSFGTIAALLQEIVNIYPSINPPTLTAHQSNRVCNALALLQCVASHPETRSAFLAAHIPLFLYPFLHTVSKTRPFEYLRLTSLGVIGALVKTDEQEVINFLLTTEIIPLCLRIMESGSELSKTVATFILQKILLDDTGLAYICQTYERFSHVAMILGKMVLQLSKEPSARLLKHVVRCYLRLSDNPRFSDLTFCWSSFQRK, from the exons CCTGTGCCTACTACACTGGCACAAGTGGATAGAGAAAAGATCTATCAGTGGATCAATGAGCTGTCCAGTCCTGAGACTAGGGAAAATGCTTTGCTGGAGCTAAGTAAGAAGCGAGAATCTGTTCCTGACCTTGCACCCATGCTGTGGCATTCATTTGGTACTATTGCAGCACTTTTACAG gaaattgtaaatatttatccATCTATCAACCCACCCACCTTGACAGCACACCAGTCTAACAGAGTTTGCAATGCTCTGGCATTACTGCAATGTGTAGCATCACATCCAGAAACCAG GTCAGCGTTTCTCGCAGCACACATCCCACTTTTTTTGTACCCCTTTTTGCACACTGTCAGCAAAACACGTCCCTTTGAGTATCTTCGGCTCACCAGCCTTGGAGTTATTG GGGCCCTGGTGAAAACAGATGAACAAGAAGTAATCAACTTTTTATTGACAACAGAAATTATCCCTTTATGTTTGCGAATTATGGAATCTGGAAGTGAACTTTCTAAAACA GTTGCCACATTCATCCTCCAGAAGATCTTGTTAGATGACACTGGTTTGGCTTATATATGTCAGACGTATGAGCGTTTCTCCCATGTTGCCATGATCTTG GGTAAGATGGTCCTGCAGCTATCCAAAGAGCCTTCTGCCCGTCTGCTGAAGCATGTAGTGAGATGTTACCTTCGACTTTCAGATAACCCCAG GTTTTCAGATTTGACTTTCTGCTGgtcatcttttcaaagaaaatga
- the CNOT9 gene encoding CCR4-NOT transcription complex subunit 9 (The RefSeq protein has 1 substitution compared to this genomic sequence) has translation MHSLATAAPVPTTLAQVDREKIHQWINELSSPETRENALLELSKKRESVPDLAPMLWHSFGTIAALLQEIVNIYPSINPPTLTAHQSNRVCNALALLQCVASHPETRSAFLAAHIPLFLYPFLHTVSKTRPFEYLRLTSLGVIGALVKTDEQEVINFLLTTEIIPLCLRIMESGSELSKTVATFILQKILLDDTGLAYICQTYERFSHVAMILGKMVLQLSKEPSARLLKHVVRCYLRLSDNPRAREALRQCLPDQLKDTTFAQVLKDDTTTKRWLAQLVKNLQEGQVTDPRGIPLPPQ, from the exons CCTGTGCCTACTACACTGGCACAAGTGGATAGAGAAAAGATCTATCAGTGGATCAATGAGCTGTCCAGTCCTGAGACTAGGGAAAATGCTTTGCTGGAGCTAAGTAAGAAGCGAGAATCTGTTCCTGACCTTGCACCCATGCTGTGGCATTCATTTGGTACTATTGCAGCACTTTTACAG gaaattgtaaatatttatccATCTATCAACCCACCCACCTTGACAGCACACCAGTCTAACAGAGTTTGCAATGCTCTGGCATTACTGCAATGTGTAGCATCACATCCAGAAACCAG GTCAGCGTTTCTCGCAGCACACATCCCACTTTTTTTGTACCCCTTTTTGCACACTGTCAGCAAAACACGTCCCTTTGAGTATCTTCGGCTCACCAGCCTTGGAGTTATTG GGGCCCTGGTGAAAACAGATGAACAAGAAGTAATCAACTTTTTATTGACAACAGAAATTATCCCTTTATGTTTGCGAATTATGGAATCTGGAAGTGAACTTTCTAAAACA GTTGCCACATTCATCCTCCAGAAGATCTTGTTAGATGACACTGGTTTGGCTTATATATGTCAGACGTATGAGCGTTTCTCCCATGTTGCCATGATCTTG GGTAAGATGGTCCTGCAGCTATCCAAAGAGCCTTCTGCCCGTCTGCTGAAGCATGTAGTGAGATGTTACCTTCGACTTTCAGATAACCCCAG GGCACGTGAAGCACTCAGACAGTGCCTCCCTGACCAGCTGAAAGACACAACCTTCGCCCAGGTGCTAAAAGATGACACCACCACGAAACGCTGGCTTGCACAACTGGTGAAGAACCTGCAAGAGGGCCAGGTCACCGATCCCCGGGGTATCCCCCTGCCCCCTCAGTGA